A DNA window from Pseudomonadota bacterium contains the following coding sequences:
- a CDS encoding amidase family protein codes for MADQNNSSELFRLSAADAVAFLRKGEISPLELVEASAARIETTDGALNALPTLCIERARAHAKRIMASGADRRSDPAWLGGLPISVKDLVAVEGVRTTWGSPLYADHIPARSDIMVERLEANGAIVMGKSNTPEFGAGASTFNEVFGKTRNPWNTDKSCGGSSGGAAVSLAAGQVWMATGSDLGGSLRIPASYCSITGLRPSPGRVPHGPADLAFDLLAVDGPMARDALDTALFLDAMCGSHVEDPISLAAPAQPFAEAVRHKEGLAPTRVAYSPDLGQFPVDSEVAEICAAAAQRFKGFGAQVEDGGPSFKGAVDTFQTLRAALFSAMKADLLRTRRDALKPELIWNIEKGMALQSEEIGSAEIARTKLYRRMAKFFTTHDLLLCPTVIVPPFDVDIRYIEEVNGHKFDNYVDWLGITFVISLTGCPAISTPAGFTRDGLPVGLQIIGPPGAEARVLAAAALMEQQMGLAGHVPIDPKTPGA; via the coding sequence ATGGCAGATCAAAATAATTCGAGCGAACTCTTTCGACTGAGCGCGGCGGACGCCGTCGCTTTTCTGCGTAAGGGTGAAATTTCACCACTTGAGTTGGTGGAGGCCTCGGCGGCCCGTATCGAGACGACGGACGGTGCGCTCAACGCCCTGCCGACGCTTTGTATCGAACGCGCGCGCGCCCATGCCAAGCGCATCATGGCGAGCGGCGCGGACAGGCGCAGCGATCCGGCTTGGCTCGGCGGTTTGCCGATTTCGGTCAAGGATTTGGTTGCGGTCGAAGGGGTGCGCACGACGTGGGGCTCGCCGCTCTATGCAGATCACATCCCGGCCCGCTCCGACATCATGGTGGAACGCCTCGAAGCCAATGGCGCGATCGTCATGGGCAAGAGCAACACGCCTGAATTCGGTGCCGGCGCCAGCACCTTCAACGAGGTGTTTGGCAAAACCCGTAATCCATGGAATACCGACAAAAGCTGCGGCGGCTCGTCCGGCGGCGCGGCGGTGTCCCTGGCGGCGGGTCAGGTGTGGATGGCAACTGGCTCGGACCTCGGCGGCAGCCTGCGTATCCCGGCAAGCTATTGTTCAATCACCGGTCTGCGCCCGAGCCCGGGGCGGGTGCCGCACGGCCCGGCAGACCTGGCCTTTGATTTGCTGGCGGTCGACGGCCCGATGGCGCGCGACGCCCTCGATACGGCGCTCTTTCTCGATGCCATGTGCGGCAGCCATGTCGAAGACCCGATTTCCCTCGCCGCCCCAGCCCAACCGTTCGCTGAAGCGGTGCGCCACAAAGAAGGGCTTGCACCGACGCGTGTCGCCTACAGCCCGGATTTGGGGCAGTTTCCGGTGGATAGCGAAGTGGCCGAGATATGTGCCGCCGCCGCGCAGCGCTTTAAAGGCTTCGGCGCACAAGTCGAGGATGGTGGCCCGAGTTTCAAGGGTGCTGTGGATACTTTTCAAACACTGCGCGCTGCCCTGTTCTCAGCCATGAAGGCCGACCTGCTACGCACCCGGCGCGACGCCTTAAAACCAGAGCTGATCTGGAACATTGAAAAGGGCATGGCGCTTCAATCCGAAGAGATCGGCAGCGCAGAGATTGCCCGCACCAAGCTCTATCGGCGCATGGCGAAATTCTTTACCACCCATGATTTGCTGCTCTGTCCGACCGTCATCGTGCCGCCCTTCGATGTCGATATCCGTTACATCGAAGAAGTAAACGGCCATAAATTCGACAATTACGTCGACTGGTTGGGCATTACCTTTGTGATCTCACTGACCGGCTGCCCTGCCATATCGACGCCTGCGGGATTCACGCGGGATGGCTTGCCGGTCGGATTACAAATTATCGGCCCGCCCGGCGCAGAGGCGCGTGTCCTCGCCGCCGCCGCGCTGATGGAACAGCAAATGGGATTGGCCGGGCATGTCCCGATCGACCCGAAAACGCCGGGCGCCTAA
- the queF gene encoding preQ(1) synthase translates to MAKKQAEGLSQLGQKTELPDSPDKALLESVPNPHPGTDYAVRFTNPEFTSICPITGQPDFAHLVIDYVPGARLVESKSLKLYLASFRNHGAFHEDCTVAIAKRLEDLLAPRWLRIGGYWFPRGGMPIDIFYQSGPPPKDLWLPDQGVAPYRGRG, encoded by the coding sequence ATGGCGAAGAAACAAGCCGAGGGTCTGAGCCAGCTTGGGCAAAAGACGGAATTGCCGGATTCTCCCGACAAAGCGCTTCTCGAAAGCGTGCCGAATCCGCACCCCGGAACCGACTATGCCGTGCGCTTTACCAACCCTGAATTTACCTCAATCTGCCCGATCACCGGGCAACCGGATTTCGCCCATTTGGTGATCGATTATGTGCCCGGCGCGCGCTTGGTTGAGAGTAAATCGCTAAAGCTTTATCTTGCGTCGTTCCGCAATCACGGCGCGTTCCACGAGGATTGCACCGTCGCCATTGCCAAACGCCTTGAAGATCTGTTGGCGCCGCGTTGGCTCCGCATCGGCGGTTACTGGTTTCCGCGCGGCGGCATGCCGATCGACATATTCTATCAATCCGGACCGCCGCCAAAGGATTTGTGGCTGCCGGACCAGGGCGTCGCGCCCTATCGCGGCAGAGGTTAG
- a CDS encoding VUT family protein, giving the protein MPSLSEVMRPAALFWIALYIGLIVLVNWLFTVVPLVEMGGGDKWPPVALIVGLVFVARDFAQRAIGHWVLAAMLIAAVLSYFMANPFIAYASVAAFAISELADWLIYSFTKRPFSQRILYSSVLATPIDSVVFLGILGILSAPAALAMIASKMVGALIVWYLVRHRMEVARAA; this is encoded by the coding sequence GTGCCCAGCTTGTCTGAAGTCATGCGCCCGGCCGCGTTGTTCTGGATCGCGCTATACATCGGCCTGATCGTCCTGGTGAACTGGCTGTTCACTGTGGTGCCGCTGGTTGAAATGGGCGGTGGCGACAAATGGCCACCGGTCGCCTTGATTGTCGGCCTGGTCTTCGTGGCGCGCGATTTTGCGCAGCGCGCCATTGGCCATTGGGTGCTGGCCGCTATGCTGATCGCGGCGGTGCTGTCCTATTTTATGGCCAATCCTTTTATCGCCTATGCCTCAGTGGCGGCGTTCGCTATCAGCGAACTGGCGGACTGGCTGATCTACAGCTTCACCAAACGGCCGTTCTCGCAGCGCATCCTATATTCTAGCGTGCTGGCGACACCGATCGACAGCGTCGTTTTCCTTGGCATTCTCGGAATTTTGTCGGCCCCCGCCGCCCTGGCAATGATCGCCAGCAAGATGGTCGGCGCGCTGATTGTTTGGTATCTCGTGCGCCACCGTATGGAAGTCGCGCGCGCCGCTTAG
- a CDS encoding SDR family oxidoreductase — protein MKLEGKVALITGSSRGIGACIARRYGTEGARVAVVAHTKLDRAEAVAAEIIAAGGEAKAFQADVAQVSECDRLAREVIAAFGTVDILVNNAGVFTAISIEETTEEIWDAQVDLNMKGSFFMARAVVPCMKAQGSGKIINITSIAGVGGFPNAGAYCSSKGGQLNMVNALCLELAKDGINVNSLAPGNIKTDMNEAYRAEPGFDERQAALTPTGIGHIDPNDLTGAAVFLASSDADQVHGANLLVDGGWAAW, from the coding sequence ATGAAGCTCGAAGGAAAAGTAGCCCTCATCACCGGCAGTTCGCGCGGCATTGGCGCCTGCATTGCCCGGCGTTATGGCACCGAGGGCGCGCGCGTCGCGGTCGTCGCCCATACCAAGCTCGACAGAGCCGAGGCTGTAGCCGCGGAGATCATCGCAGCCGGCGGCGAGGCCAAGGCGTTTCAGGCCGATGTCGCTCAAGTTTCAGAATGCGACCGCCTGGCGCGCGAGGTGATCGCCGCTTTCGGCACGGTGGATATCCTGGTCAACAACGCCGGCGTCTTCACAGCCATCTCGATTGAGGAGACGACCGAAGAGATCTGGGACGCCCAAGTCGATCTCAACATGAAAGGCAGTTTCTTCATGGCTCGCGCCGTGGTGCCGTGCATGAAAGCCCAGGGCAGCGGCAAGATCATCAACATCACTTCAATCGCCGGCGTCGGCGGTTTTCCCAACGCCGGCGCCTATTGTTCGTCGAAAGGCGGGCAGCTGAATATGGTGAATGCCTTGTGCCTGGAATTGGCGAAAGACGGTATCAACGTGAACTCGCTCGCACCCGGCAACATCAAAACCGATATGAATGAGGCCTATCGTGCGGAACCCGGCTTTGACGAGCGCCAGGCGGCTCTCACGCCGACCGGCATCGGCCATATCGACCCGAACGATCTCACCGGCGCCGCCGTGTTCCTGGCGTCATCCGATGCTGATCAAGTGCATGGCGCCAATTTATTGGTCGATGGCGGCTGGGCGGCTTGGTAG
- a CDS encoding enoyl-CoA hydratase/isomerase family protein: MASDILYEKHGRVRLITIDRADKMNSLDFDANDRLIDVWRQFAADDGARVAVITGAGDAAFCAGADLKTYTIDYATRPAPEFRQRYTDGPGFGGITRGLDIDKPIVAAINGYAISGGLELAEACDIRFCSPNAEFAHQDVTWGFHPCDGGCVRLPQIVGLGNAMEMILSGERIDAAHAMRIGLVNRIYPAADLVARSLEFADVLASRAPLAQRYAKEVMLSAPDMPMANALRHESRSFYDLGGTDDIAEGTTAFREKRPANFKGR; encoded by the coding sequence ATGGCAAGTGATATTCTCTATGAAAAACACGGGCGGGTGCGCCTGATCACCATTGATCGCGCCGACAAGATGAATTCGCTCGATTTTGACGCCAATGATCGCTTGATCGATGTGTGGCGCCAATTCGCCGCCGATGACGGTGCGCGCGTGGCGGTGATCACCGGCGCTGGCGATGCCGCTTTTTGCGCCGGCGCGGATTTGAAAACTTACACCATTGATTATGCGACCCGTCCGGCGCCCGAATTCCGCCAGCGCTACACCGACGGCCCCGGCTTCGGCGGCATCACGCGCGGGCTCGACATCGACAAGCCGATCGTCGCCGCGATCAACGGTTACGCCATTTCAGGCGGGCTCGAACTCGCCGAAGCCTGCGATATCCGCTTTTGTTCGCCGAACGCCGAATTCGCCCATCAAGATGTTACCTGGGGTTTTCACCCCTGTGATGGCGGCTGCGTGCGCTTGCCGCAAATCGTCGGCCTCGGCAATGCGATGGAAATGATCCTTTCAGGCGAGCGCATCGATGCCGCGCATGCAATGCGCATCGGCTTGGTAAACCGCATCTATCCGGCTGCCGATTTGGTGGCCCGCAGTCTCGAATTCGCCGATGTGCTCGCCAGCCGCGCGCCACTCGCGCAGCGCTACGCCAAGGAAGTCATGTTGAGCGCGCCGGACATGCCGATGGCAAACGCGCTCAGGCATGAATCGCGCTCATTCTATGATCTCGGCGGCACCGATGATATCGCCGAAGGCACCACCGCCTTCCGCGAAAAACGTCCGGCGAATTTCAAAGGTAGGTAA